One stretch of Saccharomonospora xinjiangensis XJ-54 DNA includes these proteins:
- a CDS encoding Glu/Leu/Phe/Val family dehydrogenase, producing MTDGVFGRDGGHEQVVYCQDPQTGLKAIIAVHSTALGPALGGTRFYPYASEQDALNDVLALSMGMSYKNALAGLDLGGGKAVIIGDPATLKSEALLRAYGRFIESLGGRYITACDVGTYVPDMDVVARETRYVTGRSRDDGGAGDSSVLTAYGVFQGMRASAEHVWGSPELRGRRVGVSGVGKVGHLLVGHLVEAGAEVVVTDVSEAAIDRIRAAHPSVEVVADNAALVASDIDVYAPCALGGALDDATVETLRAAIVCGAANNQLAHPGVEKLLDERKILFAPDYLVNSGGVIMVSDELRGFDFERARRQVSALYETTKKVFALAEEEGVPPATAADRLAERRMAEVSRLRSILTR from the coding sequence GTGACCGATGGTGTATTCGGCCGCGACGGCGGCCACGAACAGGTGGTCTACTGCCAGGACCCGCAGACCGGGCTCAAGGCGATCATCGCGGTGCACTCCACCGCTCTCGGCCCCGCGCTCGGCGGGACCCGCTTCTACCCGTACGCGTCGGAGCAGGACGCGCTGAACGACGTGCTGGCGCTGTCGATGGGCATGTCGTACAAGAACGCTCTCGCGGGCCTCGACCTCGGCGGCGGCAAGGCCGTCATCATCGGTGACCCCGCCACGCTCAAGTCGGAGGCGCTGCTGCGGGCCTACGGCCGGTTCATCGAGTCCCTCGGCGGCCGCTACATCACCGCGTGCGACGTGGGCACCTATGTGCCCGACATGGATGTGGTCGCGCGGGAGACCCGCTACGTCACCGGCCGTTCCCGTGACGACGGTGGCGCAGGCGACTCGTCGGTGCTCACCGCCTACGGCGTGTTCCAGGGCATGCGGGCATCGGCGGAGCACGTGTGGGGCAGCCCCGAGCTGCGCGGCCGCCGCGTCGGTGTCTCCGGCGTCGGCAAGGTCGGCCACCTTCTCGTCGGCCACCTGGTCGAGGCAGGCGCCGAGGTCGTCGTCACCGACGTCTCCGAGGCCGCGATCGACCGGATCCGTGCCGCACACCCCTCGGTGGAGGTCGTGGCCGACAACGCGGCGCTCGTCGCCTCCGACATCGACGTCTACGCTCCCTGCGCGCTCGGTGGCGCGCTCGACGATGCCACGGTGGAGACGCTGCGCGCCGCGATCGTGTGCGGTGCAGCGAACAACCAGCTCGCGCACCCCGGCGTCGAGAAGCTGCTCGACGAGCGGAAGATCCTTTTCGCACCCGACTACCTCGTGAACTCCGGTGGCGTGATCATGGTCAGCGACGAGCTGCGCGGATTCGACTTCGAGCGGGCTCGCCGTCAGGTGAGCGCGCTGTACGAGACGACAAAGAAGGTGTTCGCCCTCGCCGAGGAGGAGGGAGTGCCGCCCGCGACCGCGGCCGACCGGCTCGCCGAGCGCCGCATGGCCGAGGTGTCCCGGCTGAGGTCGATACTCACCAGGTGA
- a CDS encoding serine hydrolase, with protein sequence MIAFFETTGVRAWVHARCLATGRQAGYRAGERVVLASVVKVPLVLEFARQVAAGQLDPTDRVRVTAGDRLGGTGTAGCSDDVELSLRDAAFLAMSLSDNSAADLLFDRVGVENVQALMTELGLTSTRVVCPPRDVVRSMAEEIGAGDPAEFAARFPLLTAEDVLATRALDAKHTNASTPEDMTRLLELVWTDKAGRPESCAAVRAWMAQQVNWLRLGAAFPPEVSVEGKTGTLPCVRNEIGVVTYPDGGRYAVAVFTRVASLEGRRPDIERAIGLTARAAVESLRER encoded by the coding sequence GTGATCGCATTCTTTGAGACGACGGGCGTGCGCGCATGGGTGCACGCCCGTTGCCTTGCCACCGGAAGGCAGGCGGGGTACCGGGCGGGCGAGCGGGTCGTGCTCGCCTCGGTGGTGAAGGTGCCGCTCGTGCTGGAATTCGCCCGCCAGGTGGCCGCGGGACAGCTCGATCCCACCGACCGGGTGCGCGTGACGGCGGGGGACCGTCTCGGCGGCACCGGAACGGCCGGGTGTTCCGATGACGTCGAGCTGAGCTTGCGCGACGCCGCGTTTCTCGCCATGAGCCTCAGTGACAACAGCGCCGCGGACCTGCTCTTCGACCGGGTGGGGGTGGAGAACGTCCAGGCGCTGATGACGGAACTGGGCCTGACCTCGACGCGCGTGGTGTGCCCGCCCCGCGACGTGGTGCGGAGCATGGCGGAAGAGATCGGGGCGGGCGATCCCGCCGAGTTCGCGGCCCGGTTTCCCCTGCTGACCGCCGAGGACGTGCTCGCGACGAGAGCGCTCGACGCGAAGCACACCAACGCGAGCACGCCGGAGGACATGACGAGGCTGCTCGAACTCGTGTGGACGGACAAGGCGGGGCGGCCCGAGAGCTGCGCTGCCGTGCGGGCGTGGATGGCGCAGCAGGTGAACTGGTTGCGCCTCGGCGCGGCGTTCCCTCCCGAGGTCTCGGTCGAGGGCAAGACCGGGACGTTGCCGTGCGTGCGCAACGAGATCGGCGTCGTCACCTATCCCGACGGCGGGCGGTACGCCGTCGCCGTGTTCACGCGAGTGGCCTCGCTGGAAGGCCGCCGCCCCGACATCGAACGCGCGATCGGCCTCACGGCCCGCGCGGCGGTGGAGTCACTGCGCGAGCGGTGA
- a CDS encoding enoyl-CoA hydratase-related protein, with amino-acid sequence MPTLHHRDPVFVLELGADENRFSPDWLNSVHGMLDTVSGHGGPAALVTVGQRKFYSNGLDLEWLVAHAEETQSYVRDVHELFARVLTLPVPTVAAVNGHAFGAGAMLAMAHDARVMRADRGYFCFPEADINIPFTPGMAALIQSKLTPASAIASMTTARRFGGPEAKHAGLVDAVADESELLDTACERVRALAGKDKGTLGAIKNTMFATVVSALRSES; translated from the coding sequence GTGCCCACGCTGCACCACCGTGATCCCGTGTTCGTGCTCGAACTCGGCGCTGACGAGAACCGGTTCTCGCCGGACTGGCTGAACTCGGTCCACGGGATGCTGGACACCGTGTCGGGGCACGGTGGGCCCGCCGCGCTCGTGACGGTGGGACAGCGCAAGTTCTACTCCAACGGGCTCGACCTGGAGTGGCTTGTGGCGCACGCGGAGGAGACCCAGAGCTACGTACGTGACGTACACGAGCTGTTCGCGAGGGTGCTCACCCTTCCCGTGCCGACGGTGGCCGCCGTCAACGGCCACGCCTTCGGAGCCGGGGCCATGCTGGCGATGGCCCACGACGCCCGGGTCATGCGAGCCGACCGCGGCTACTTCTGCTTCCCCGAGGCCGACATCAACATCCCGTTCACGCCCGGCATGGCCGCTCTCATCCAGAGCAAACTGACCCCGGCCTCGGCCATCGCGTCGATGACGACGGCCCGCCGGTTCGGTGGGCCCGAGGCGAAGCACGCCGGGCTCGTTGACGCTGTCGCGGACGAGTCCGAACTCCTCGACACCGCCTGCGAGCGGGTTCGCGCGCTGGCAGGCAAGGACAAGGGCACACTCGGCGCCATCAAGAACACGATGTTCGCCACTGTCGTGTCCGCCCTGCGTTCCGAATCCTGA